AAGCGGGCCCGCTTGATCGCGGTGCTGACCTGGCGCTGATGCCGGGCGCACATCCCGCTGATCCGGCGGGGCAGGATCTTGCCACGCTCCGTGATGAAGCGCGAGAGGCGCCGCTCGTCCTTGTAGTCGATCGTGCGCGTGCCCGACTCGCAGATCGGGCAGGTCTTCCGTTGACGGGCCATGTAATTACTCCTCCTCGTCGGCGTCGTCGTCCTCGGGCTCCTCGACCACCGGAGCAATCGAGGTCTGCAGGTCACCTTCGTTCACGACGATCAGATAACGCAGCAGATCGTCGTCGAGTTGCAGCAGACGCTCGAACTCGGGAAGCCGGTCGGCCGTCGTGGAGAAATGCGTCACGACGTAGTAGCCGTTCTCCTTGTCCTTGATCGGGTAGGCGAGCTGGCGCCGACCCCAGTGATCGACCGCCTCCACCTCCCCCTTGCCGTCTCCAGCGATGAGCTCGTGGTAGCGCTCGATCTTCTCGTTGATCACCGACTCCTCGAGCGCGGAGTCGAAGATGTACACGACCTCGTAATCTCTCACCGTCTCACCTTCGTCCTGTGGACATAGCGGCCCCGCGCCGGTGCGCACGGAGCAGGAAACGAAAAACCCCGCCCCGACATGCGGGCGGAGCCTTTTAATATAGACTCTGGCGGAGCAGGACGCCAGTCCGGGGCGTTGCTGAGCCGATCGTGGCGCCGGGTGGAGTCGGTCACTTCGACGGGGCGGGAGCGTTCACGCGGGGATCTCGTTTCGACGAGCGAGAGCGGTGATGCGCTCGGCGGCACGAAAGGCGAGGCCTGGACGCCCACAATGGGGTGGCCGCGGCCGGAAGTCACCCGGCGCCACACCAGCTTCACGAGACGGGAGGTCTACACGTTGAAGCGGAACAGCATAATGTCCCCATCCTGGACCACGTAGTCCTTCCCTTCCGAGCGCATCAGCCCCTGGTCGCGGGCGGCCTTCACGCTCCCCAGCCGCTCGAAGTCCGCGAAGGAGACGGTCTCGGCGCGGATGAAGCCGCGCTCGAAGTCGGAGTGGATGACACCGGCGGCCTCGGGTGCTTTCGCGCCGATCGGGATGGTCCAGGCGCGCACTTCCTTCTCGCCGGCGGTGAAGAAGGTGTGCAGCCCCAGCAGCCGGTAGCCCGTCCGGATCAAACGGTGTAGCCCCGGCTCCTCGAGGCCCAGAGACGCCAGGAACTCGGCCCGCTCCTCCTCGCTCAGCTCAGCCAGCTCCGCTTCGATCTTGCTGGAGACGGGGATCACCTCCGCCACCTCCCCGCTCTCCGCCACGGCCGCCCGAAGCGCGCGCACGTACTCGTTCTCCCCCTCGGGGAGGTCCTCCTCGCTCACGTTCGCCAGGTAGAGGATGGGCTTGGCGGTCAGCAGG
The sequence above is drawn from the Longimicrobiaceae bacterium genome and encodes:
- the rpsR gene encoding 30S ribosomal protein S18, translating into MARQRKTCPICESGTRTIDYKDERRLSRFITERGKILPRRISGMCARHQRQVSTAIKRARFLALLPYIAGHEG
- the rpsF gene encoding 30S ribosomal protein S6, coding for MRDYEVVYIFDSALEESVINEKIERYHELIAGDGKGEVEAVDHWGRRQLAYPIKDKENGYYVVTHFSTTADRLPEFERLLQLDDDLLRYLIVVNEGDLQTSIAPVVEEPEDDDADEEE